A genomic region of Nocardioides plantarum contains the following coding sequences:
- a CDS encoding VOC family protein: protein MTSFISHTTIDCHDAYALSEWWKPVLGYVDIEGDPNEPGHEECMIRDPATGHQLLFIEVPDADLPDKRIHFDVAAREGTREAEVARLVEHGATVVADHRGIHGPGTGWVTLADPEGNQLCVIRNQEERESS from the coding sequence ATGACGTCCTTCATCTCCCACACCACCATCGACTGCCACGACGCCTACGCGCTCTCGGAGTGGTGGAAGCCCGTGCTCGGGTACGTCGACATCGAGGGCGACCCCAACGAGCCCGGCCACGAGGAGTGCATGATCCGCGACCCCGCGACCGGCCACCAGCTGCTGTTCATCGAGGTGCCCGACGCCGACCTGCCCGACAAGCGGATCCACTTCGACGTCGCGGCACGCGAGGGCACCCGCGAGGCCGAGGTGGCCCGGCTCGTCGAGCACGGCGCGACGGTCGTCGCCGACCACCGCGGCATCCACGGCCCCGGAACCGGCTGGGTCACCCTGGCCGACCCCGAGGGCAACCAGCTCTGCGTGATCCGCAACCAGGAGGAGCGAGAGAGCAGCTGA